The Bacteroidales bacterium genomic sequence TGCCGTCAGCAGGGCCTGGTCGTCAATCTTGATGGGATCCTCAGGGAAGGGGCCCTGGTCGCACCCGGTAAACAGGAGGATCAACGCCAGGCTAAATAGCAGTATGTGGGATATGGCTTTCAAAACGGACAGGCTTTAATATGTGGCTGCAAGTTAAGATTTCTCCCTAAAAATACTATTTTGTAGCTTTGATCTACCAATCGCCCGGTACATGAAAATAAATACTGTCTCCTTCGCTGCCGTACTCCTGGCTCTTTTTTCATTTGCCTGCACTTTGACTGCCCAGGACCTCCTTTCCCGGGATAAAACGGAAGAGGCAGACAGTTCCATGGTACAGCCCTTTCCGGCCATCGATATAAGCAAAGAGCTGGGTAACTCCGGCACCCTGATCAACGCATCCCTGAAAAAACAGCTGTCGCCGGAGCTCATGGACGCTTTTACCAGCGAATCGGACTCCCTTCTAAGCCTGTTCAACAACTTTCTTGGCGATTCATCGACCATCCGGCTGGAAGCTGCTGGCAGAAGACAGCTGGACCTGGTCACTCAGCGCGCCCGGTTTCATCTCAGTCAGCTGGAGCCCTTTCAGGAAAGTCTTATAAAAGTTACGGGGGAGCTTGAAAATGAACTGAGCCTGCTGGAAAATAACAGGCAAAGGTGGCAGCTTACCCTGGAACAGCCGGCCGGGGATGAGGCGGTCGTTTCGAGGGAGGAACGTATCCAGGCCACCCTCCGGCGGATCGATTCGGTCAGGGTCCTGCTTCAGGACGATTTGGTATCTATCCTGGGTATCCAGGACCGGCTTACAGAGATGCGGGTCAATCTCCAGCAGGTCCTGGAGAGGGTGAGGGACCAGAAGACCGTGCTGGGAGAAACTCTTTTCAAACGGGATATGCCCGGCCTTTTCAGGGACCTTGGAAACCTGAAAAACCGGGGCCAGATCCGCCTGCATACCGAAAAGTTCAGACAATCGATGAGAACCGACCTGGAGCTGCTAAAATCGGGTTATACAGGTTCTATGCTTACCTCGCTTTTGCTTTTTTCAGCGCTTCTTGCCTTTTTGATATGGTTCAGGAAGAACTATTCCCGCCTGATCAGCGGCGGACGGCTGGAATTGTCCAAAGAACACCGGATCATTATCAATGCCCCTTTAGCTTCCGCCATTTTCCTGACGAGCCTGATGGTCCGTTTGCTGGTCCCCGATCTGCCCGATACCTTTAACGACCTCAATCTGCTGGTGGTGATCTTCTCCATGACTGTTCTGATGATCCGGATCTACGGAGCCAGGTTCAGACTATGGATCGTGGTGCTGGTGGTGGCAGCCAGTTTTAATACCCTGTATGAGCTGGCCTATCATCCGGGGATCCTGCTCAGGATCCTGCTGATAGCCATCGGTCTGACTTCCATCTGGCTGTTTGCATGGGTTTACCGGCGCCAGCCTTTTGAAGGATTGATCAAGAACACTCTTTTATACCGGTTTTTCAGGACACTGGTGGCCGTATTCCTGATCCTGGAATTCCTGGCCCTGATTGCCAACCTGGCCGGTGCCTTCCGGCTGGCCGAGTTTTTCACGCTGCTTCCCCTGCAGATCACCATCCTGGCCATTGCCATTCAGATCCTGACCCGCTTGGCCGATACCTTAATCTTCCTGATTCTTTCCGGCAACTATCTTCAGAAACTGAACGTGATCAGGGATGAGTTTGCAGTAATCCACCGGAAATCGCTATGGCTCGCAGACTTGATCCTCCTGCTGATCTTTCTCTCCATTTCACTGGATTTATTAAGGATCAAAGATGCGGTATTTGAATGGGGAAGAGGCGTCTTTACCAACGGTTTCAGTCTGGGGGAGATAACGATTTCGCTGGGTAATATCCTGATCTTCTTCTTTGTCATCTGGCTCTCTATTATGATTACCAAGATGATGAGACATGTCCTGGAGAAGGATGTGTTTACCAGGGTGAAAACGTCCAAAGGAATGCCCGGCACCATTGTACTCTTATTGCGGATTGCGCTGATTTCCCTCGGATTCGTTCTGGCTGCCCGGGTAGCCGGAATGGAACTGACCAATCTTTCCATTGTACTGGGAGCCTTCTCGGTGGGGATAGGTTTTGGCCTGCAAAACATCTTTAATAACCTGGTATCGGGACTGATCCTGGCCTTTGAACGACCCATTAATGTGGGCGATGTGGTACAGGTGGGCGAACTGATGGGTACGGTCAAATCCATTGGCCTTCGCTCCAGTACCGTGCATAGCTTCGACGGGGCGGAGGTGGTGGTGCCCAATGGCAACCTGATCTCCAACGAGATGATCAACTGGACCCTCTCCGATTCGTTCCGCCGTATGGATATCCGGGCCGGGGTGGCCTATGGGACCGATCCGGAGCGTGTGCTGGCTATAATGACCGAGCTTGCCGCAAACCACGAACTGGTAATGAAGGACCCCCCTCCCAGGGCCTATTTTATTGAGTTTGGCGACAGCTCACTGAATTTCAGACTACTGGCCTGGGTGCACATGGAAAACCGCCTGGAGGTGGAGAGCGACCTGCTTGTGGGGATCAACCGAAGACTGGCCGAAGAGGGCATCGAGATCCCCTTCCCGCAGCGCGATCTGCATATCCGTTCCGATGCCACCAAAGAACCGGGATAGGCCTCTGGATTGATTTTTTTGAATCTTTCCGGATACTTCTCCGTATAGAAAAAGGTAAGCCAGTGTGCCGGCATCGCCTGCAAAACCCAACATAATGAAAAAGATTCTTGCTTATTGCTGTGCCATGACTATGGCTTTTTCCGCCTGTGAAACCGAGGAGGGAAATCCTTCTCCTACCGGATTATCTGCCTCAGATGGAATGTTTCCGGGATGTATTTATGTCGATTTTCAAAAGGATCCTGATGTGGGCACTGTGTTGGTGGAGCGCCGGGAAAAGGGAAGCGAGGAATGGATTCCTATAACAGGTACCGGACAGCCTTTTTTCGATGATCATTCTTATGGAACCACCGGGATGCCTCCCGGCAAGATCTTCGAATACCGGATAAAGAACGACTGGCCCGACGATGCTCCCTACTCGGATATTGATGAAGGATACGCCTATAACATCATTCCCGTTACGGAGATTGATATTGTAGTCAGTGACATGGCAAACAGCCTGAGCTGGAACGCGGGCAATCACAATACCCGTATGAACGATACGGATATCCGCTTTGACGTATACCGCAGCGATCGGCCCGATTCGAATTTTGAGAAAATTGCGGAAGTGGGGGAGTATCGCTCTTATTACGATAATTTCCACGACCGTCCCGATATGCAGGGAAAAACCTGGTATTACCGGGTCGATGTGCGTTACTGGCCTTATTCAGGCACTGTAGAGGGAACGGTCGCAGAAGCTGACGGAGGCGGGGGCGGTACCCCGGCGGTTGATTACCAGATCGCCGACCTGGGTAACACCTGGACGGCGTAAGCCGACGGAAGTGTGGACCGGATCCGCATGAAACAGTACGGGAGTGTGTTATACGCCGGAGCCCTGAATAATGTGGGTGCCACCGGCTATGGCGACCCCTCTCTGCTCAAACTGGTAAGCGATGCCTGGCAGCCGGTCTGGACGGCTTCGCAGGACAACCAGTTCGACGAAACCCATTTTGCCGTTGCCACGGACCGTTCCTATGTCGCAGGCATCGACGATTCCCTTTGTGTCTATGCCTGGTACCAGGATCAGTGGACCGCGAACCTGTGTCCGTCCAACCTCGGGCAGGCCGATAGTCCTTCTGACATCGACATAGAAGTGCTGAACGACGAGCTTTATATGGCCATTACTCCATATCCGGACTATGATTTACAGGTCCTTAAGCGAAATGGAGATGCCTGGGAGACCGTGGGAGGCGATGGCAGCGGCATCATCGCTTCGGCCGATCCCCGCCTGCTTCAGATGAACATCCTGGACGGCGTGCTTTATCTGTCGTACCTCGAAAACGATATGCTTCATATTAAGCATCTGGAGGGGACTGCCTGGGTGGACGATCTGAGCTGGTCGCAGAGCGAAATCGGCTTTACAGAGATCGCCGGATCCGCCTCGCAGCTCTACCTGATGGTTGGTTCGAACAGCACCGGCTACCGGGGTGGCGTGTACCGGATCATCTCAGGCAGCAGTGTGGATGAGCTGGCATACAATCCCTCAGAATCGTGGTTCCAGTTCCCCCTGGCCCTGGTCAGCGATTCCGATGGGAACCTGATTGTGAGCAGCATGAACATCGAATCGGCCGAAGTGATCCATCCATTTCTCAGTGTCTATGATGGTTCGGAATGGAAAAGCATATCAGGCGATTTTAGCGGAGGAATTGATCCGGTGGCCCTGCAGACCGTGGGTACCACCATTTATTACCTCTATGGCGATGCCGCGAACCTGAATGCCCTGGAGGAGCCCCAGAGCGTGAAAACCATGAAACTGAGCCCGCCATAGCGCTATTCGGTCCGACTCGTACTCCGGTTTCCCACTTTGCCCATGAACAGAAGGGTATGGTGAAAAGGAACCGTATCAGAGATATAAACGGGAAGGCCGTTGTTTAAACGGGCTGTAAATCCTGCAAATCCTCAATAGTTCCTGAGTCGTTTGCTAAGCTTAAGATAAAGCCGTCCCACCATTTCATCTTCTTTCCCTTCATGTAAAATCGGCTCATTATCAATAAGTTGTGCAAAATTCCGCTTGAGTTTGCCTGTGAATTCGTACCAATTCCCTCTTGCTTCATTAGTATTCATTTCTATGGAGAGTATCACCTGTTAAACTACAATTTGAAGACTTACAAACTAGTGTAGTACAAAGGTGAGGATCATTTTACTCTGATGCTTTACACAACTTTCTAAATAATTTACATCATTCACACTATTTGATTGACGGGTATGGCGTTATTCAGTCCGATTCGTACTCCGGTCTCCCCACTTTGCCCATGAACAGGAGGGCCCCGGTGGAGTTTTCCCTGATCACGTAGAGGAAGGGTTTGTCGGCCCGGAAGGTGAGGGGGCCACGGGGCGCGGTTGACTCGACCATCTCCACGATGGTGGCCGCTGCCGCCTCGGTCCCCTCCTCGTTGACATCGATGAAGGTCTGGTGGATCACCCGCGAAATAAAGATGCCGCCCCCGGGGGTGATGTGAGTGAAATCGGCACTCTCGTTAAATGCGATCCCCAGTCCCAAATCGATCAGCGGATCGTTCAGCAGCGATTTGAATCCGTATTTGAATTTGGGAAGCTGGATCAGGATATTGGCAGGGTAGGAGGTGTTAAACCAGGTATCCCAGCTTTCTGCATTCAGCTCATCCACCAGGCTGTTGATGCTTATCCCGGCTTCCGGCAGGAGGACCACCATGCTGAAGGCACTGTCGCCGTAAGGCAGTTCAACCGCTTTGAAACCCTCCTGGCTGGTATAATTGAAGGTTCCTTCCACCTGCATGAAATCGCAGCGGTGCGTGCCTCCTTCCTCCAGGTGGAAATCGTTCTCAAAGCTTTCCTCCGTATCAAACTGGTACTTCCAGGTGGCATTGAAATAAATGGCATTGATCAGGTACATGACCGCATCTCCCGGGATATAATCGAGCATTTCCCGGATCTTGTCATTGGTTTTATCCTCGATCCAGCCATTGATGATATCCACCGCCTCCGGATCCGCGAAATCGAGCTCCTCCACTGCGGCATCGAAGTACTCCCGGTTGGTGGAAATAAAGTCCTCCAGGACCCGGTACCCCGGTTTGTACCAGATGCTGTTGGCAATGCTGAACTGCACCTGATTATCCAGGGTGACCAGCTGCGCCATCAGGTCCTGGTAACTTTCATTCACCTCCTGGTCGCTCAGCCCGTCAAAATGCAACACCTGCCGGAAAGCTTCCCTGGTATCCCCGGCGGCCCCGTTCAGGGTCATTCCCAAAGCATAGGAGGTGCTGAGCGGGGAGATCATCAGGTTCTCCTCCCCGCTGAGCCCATGGACCTCTTTGAAAAGTTCAAAGGCAAACTGGCGGTCGGCCTGCAGGATCTCGGCGGCCTTCTTGTTCAGTACGATCTTTTTGGCTTCTTTCTCCATGGGCTCCGCCTTCTCGCAGGAGGGCCAGGTGATCAGGGCCAGGATCAAGAGCGAAAAAAGGAAGGCCGGCCTCTTATATGATTTGACTGTTTTCACGGTGTTGCTTGCTATTCAGATACATATCAGCTTTGTACACGAAGGAGGCAGCAAGTTCCTTCTGGGTTGCGCAATGGCCTGGAATAAGCATTCAAATCTCAGTTTGCTAAATGAAAAAGGGCCACCTCATTTTGTTTTGAGACAGCCCCTTTTTGTAGTTTATAAGGTGACAAACTTAATTGACTTTCGCTCCTGAAAAATGAGTATATGCATAAGTTGTAGAGCTGTTGCCGGAGACCTGGGCAGCTGGATCATCACAACTTCCCCATAATTGTGCGGTCTGGCCTGCAGAAAGGTAGAGGGTCATAGAGATACTCACTCCCTGGTAAGCTGAACTGGAATAAGCCCAGGCACCTTCATACCATCTGTTTCCGGCAAACAGCATAGCAAAAATCAGAGATCCCGGAGTCATGTTTATAAAGTATATCACGCCGTTAAAAGCATATATTCCATCTTCCGGGGCAGTAAAAGTGTTTGTGCTCAGGTTAAAATCATTTCCCTGGTTTTCCCAAACCTGTGCACCCGTGCTGAAATCAATAAGCTTCGAATCGGGGCCTCCCCAGGTTAAAACGGAGCTTTTCTTTACCTCAAAATAAACTCGGTCTTCAGTTAGCGGTTCCCAGGTTGCCAGACCGGTACCGTCTGAGGTCAAAACTTCGCCTGCGGCAGGAGTCCCTCCGGTAATTTTCACCTGTCCGTTTACCTCGAGAGTTGTACCGGGTGTATTGGTGCCGATGCCTACATTTCCGCCATATGGATTCAGGTTCAGGTCGCCAGATGTAAAGTTTTGCAGTCGAAGGTCCTCCTCATCGACAGCATACCAGAGATAGGCCTTAAAAATGTCGGCATCGTAAAATGATAGAAAGGTACCTTCCCCGGCCGGGGAAGATAAGGACAGCTGTCCCCGACTGGGAATCGGGGAACCATGTGCATGAAGAAGGGTCGCCGGACTGCCTGTGCCGATGCCAACGTTGCCATCATTGTAATAAATATTACTGCCCGAGGTCGTCCACTGACTACCGGAGATGCTGGGCTTATCGCTTAAATCGTTGTAACTGCCACTTGTGGCAACGCTTGCAAATGTTGGTTTATTCGTCAAATCCATATAACTGCCGCTAAATACATTCCCTGCTGTCTCCGAGTATAGGGCATAGGGCACACTTAATAGTTGACTTACGCCCACAATGGTATAGTTTGCTCCACCATCCGGATCTGTTTCGGTTTTAATGTAATACGGTCCACCTGACCAGTCAATGGCCGAGAAATCATCAGTTGTTGTGCCTGTTCCGATTTCAATACTGACCAATCCATTGGCATTTGACTCTGGTGACTGGGTTTCTGCATAAACGACAGTTCCGTCTGCAGAGCCTTGCAGAATGCTTATTTTCATGCCAACAGGAACACTTGTTACCAGGTTATTGCTGTTATTTCGGATGATTGCCTGGTAGCTCATTTTATCTGGTGACTGGGCGAAAATGCCTGAGAGTACCGTGAGGCTTGCGATGAGTGAGAATAACTTTTTCATTGTTGTGGGCTTTATCGGGTTTTGATGATTTTAAATGTTTTAATTATTCTCTCATTGTCAGCGACTTTCAGAAGATAAGTGGATGGAGCGAGATTTGCCATTGAAATAGTGGTCTTGATGTCTATCAGTTTTTTACTGACCAACAGCTTTCCCATGATATCATAAAGCAGAAAGAACATGTTTTCGTTGTCAGGGCTTTCAAGTTCCAGGGTCAGCAGATCAGTCGCAGGATTTGGATATACCGTACATATTAAGGATATGTCTCTGGCCTGTTCAATTCCAACTACAACCGAAATCTCGTAAGGTTGTTGTACTCCTTCAGCCAGAGAATTATTTGTGGATGTATGGGTAGCATAGAATACCTGACCAATGGTATAGCTCACTGAACCACTGCTGCCCGAAGCATTACCCCCTGTGGCCGGAATGGCATTTTGAGCCTGCAAATTCATTGTTAGTCCGATTCCTGACAAGAATACAATACATAGTTTTAATCGTTTTAGTCGCATGATACCTCCTTTCTTTGTCGTTTTAAATCCCTGTGGGTTAATGGTTAAAATAAAGACGTATTAGTCAGGTACTTTGTTGACTCCCGCTGTCAGGGTTTTGTAAAGACATCCATGCTCGTGTATGATGGTCTTCAGAATTTATGTAAGAATGAGCAAAACTTATAATCTTGTATGGCATGCATTTGTTTTCCAGGTACAGGTGTTTTGCCTGTCATTCCCGGAAGGGAGGGTAGGTATGGCCCGCCTCTGAATGGCCTTTACAGGAAGGAGATTTTTGTCGAATGTGAGGGGGTGGAAAAAACAATCGTCGCCGACCGGGAGTATTTTAACAGAGCGATCACCGATCCGGATTATGTGAAGGTTTTGGAATACAAGACCAGGATCATGACTAAACCGGTCATTACTGAAGATGAAGTTATATCTATCGTCGATTTCTTGATCGGGCTGGGAGAGGAAGAATAGGCACTTACCAGGGTAAATTTATTCTTTATCTACTCTGATCCCTATATACCCGGATGTAGGTAGGAAAGCTGGCACTGTGGTGAATGCGGTGGCGCTGTACCCGGTAGGCCGAATCCGGGGCCGTCATGATGGAAGGCACGAAGGTCTGCGGGTTCAGGTCGTAAAGGGGGAACCAGGTGCTCTGGACCTGCACCATGATCCGGTGGCCCGGCAGGAAGGTATGGTTCACCTGGGGCAGGGGGATCTCGTACAGAAGCGCCTTATCGGGCTCGATGGGCACGGGGTTTTCGTAATCCTCCCGGTAGCGACCGCGGAATATCTCCCCGCTGACCATCAGCTGGAAGCCCGACATCTCAAAATCCTCTTCCACCCCCGCGTAGACATCGATCAGCTTCACCACCCAGTCGGCATCACTCCCGGTAGTTTCGGCAAAGAGTTGCGCCAGCACCGGTCCGCGCAGCGTCAGCGACTCAGTAAGGGGTTCGCTGACCCAGGTCCGTACATCGGGCCGGCCATCGACGAAACGCTGGTCCTCCACCAGCCAGCGCTGCCAGGCCTTCAGGGCAGGGGCATTGCCGTAATCCATATTCCATACGGGCCTGGGTTTAAAGGGAACCGGGTGCTCCGGATCGGAGCTGTAAGCGGTGAAAGACTCCGCCCTGTCCGGGGGAGAGAAACTCAGTTTCCCGCCGGGCTGCAGGTAGAGCTGCATCTCCTGGACAGCAGGCGGCCAGCTCTCGAAATGCTGCCAGCGCAAACTCCCGGTCTCAAAGACCGTGACCGGGTATGGGAGCGAGGGTTCAAGGTCATGGAGGAAATGGCGAAGGAAGGGGGAGAGCACCTTTTCGCGGAAGCGTTCTGCTGTGTTATGTCCGAACTGCAGCTGTCCCAGGCTGCTGCCGTCCTCGAAATGCTGCCCGTGGTACCAGGGGCCGGCTGCAAAGAAATTCAGATTGTTGGCGGTATCGAAGCGCTCCAGGGCGGCATAGGCCGCCGGGGAGCCGTAGATGTCCTCCTGGTCCCAGAATCCATGGACATGAAGGGCCGGGACGATCCGCGAAGGCGACTCGAACCACTGGTCGGCCGCCACCTCCTTCCAGTAGGGCCCGTAAGCGGGAAATTCCATAAGCCGCTGCCACATCTCGTGCCGCTCATCCAGGCGGGTACCCAGACTCTTATCCAGCGCTTTCGGGGGAAGCATCCAGCTATAGAGTTCATTCTGTTCGTAGGGAAAATTGCTGTAGGTGTCGGTAAAGGTTTCCATGCCGTAGATAAAATCGAAGGCATAAACTCCGCGGAAGGCCCCCCAGTGGAACCAGTCGTCGGCCTTCCAGGTATCCACCACCGGGTTGAAGGGGACCGCAGCGGCCAGGGCGGGGTGGGGGTTACGCATGGCTGCCAGGGTAAGCCAGCCGGGGTAGGAGGTGCCCCAGATACCCACACGGGCGTTGGTGGAGAGGTTTTTCACCAGCCAGTCGATGCTGTCCCAGGCATCGGTCGACTCGTCGGTGCTGGTCCGGTTGAAGGGTCCCATGGGCGGACGGTACATGAAATATTCCCCTTCGGACCGGTAGCGGCCCCGGATATCCTGGAACACATAGATGTAATCGGGTCCCAAAAATTGCGTCCCGAGCACAACACGGAGGCTGGATGCGGACAGATCGCCGGGGGCCTGGTTCGCATTGTACGGGGTGCGCAGCAGCAAAACAGGCAGCGGTCCGGCCGGCTCCGCCGGCTCCAGGATCAGGGTATAGAGCCGGACCCCGTCGCGCATAGGAACCATCTCTTCCCGGACCGTAAAGTCGGGTTCAGAAGGGGCATCCGGAACAGGCAGCCGGGCATGGACTGCTCCCGGGAAGGGCCATGCCATAAGGAGTATAAACAGGCAAATGCGGTTGGATCGGGTCAGGATTGTTTTCATCACAGTAAGTTACAACATTCCATGGACGATTAAAAGACCCGGAGCGCCGGAACTAAAGCGATAAGCTTACTTTCGGGGGGCTCCCTGAAGAATGGGAGCGATGGTCTTTCTCATCAGGATCTCGTCATGCCCTTCCACCAGGTAATCTTTCAGCTCGCCAATCCTCTCATAACCCAGTTTTATGTAGAACTGCCGGGCTTCCGTATTGAAGGACGACACACATAAAAACAAATTCTTATAGGTGGAGAAAATCTCATTTTCAATAAAATCCATCATTTGCTCCACCAGTTCCTGTCCCCCCGGGCCCTGTTTAACAGCGATGCTCTTCAGGTAAGCAGGAAAAGCACCCTTTGTATGTATGACCATGGACCCCACAATTTCATCCTTGATATAGGCTGCAAATACCTCATGAAGGGGGTCGTTGAGTATTTTCATGATATGATCCATGTATATACCCAGGGTGATCCAGGGCTCAGAGCCGGCCATAATTTCCGCACACGCTGTTTTTTCTTTTTCTGTGCTTATCCGGATGATATTCAGCTCCATTTCTTTCATGGGGTAAAGATAATCAAATGTAGCTTCCTAAATCAAGTTTGCTGCAGGGGTGAACCATCCGCTCAGAAACGTTCGAAAAGGATCCCCCGGGTGCGCCCGTTGGAAGCCTCAAAGCCGGTAATGGTGCCGGCCGCATCACGCAGGAACTGCAGCTATCCCAGGAAGTATATATCGCCCTTTTAGAGGTCCGCCTCCAGGGCATCCAGCTTCACCGGCCTGGTGTTCCGGATCAGCACCACCAGGGTGCTATCGCGAAGCTCCAGGGTATAGAAGGTTTCCAGTTCCCTGCTCAGATACTTTCCCTG encodes the following:
- a CDS encoding serpin family protein; amino-acid sequence: MKTVKSYKRPAFLFSLLILALITWPSCEKAEPMEKEAKKIVLNKKAAEILQADRQFAFELFKEVHGLSGEENLMISPLSTSYALGMTLNGAAGDTREAFRQVLHFDGLSDQEVNESYQDLMAQLVTLDNQVQFSIANSIWYKPGYRVLEDFISTNREYFDAAVEELDFADPEAVDIINGWIEDKTNDKIREMLDYIPGDAVMYLINAIYFNATWKYQFDTEESFENDFHLEEGGTHRCDFMQVEGTFNYTSQEGFKAVELPYGDSAFSMVVLLPEAGISINSLVDELNAESWDTWFNTSYPANILIQLPKFKYGFKSLLNDPLIDLGLGIAFNESADFTHITPGGGIFISRVIHQTFIDVNEEGTEAAAATIVEMVESTAPRGPLTFRADKPFLYVIRENSTGALLFMGKVGRPEYESD
- a CDS encoding GNAT family N-acetyltransferase, coding for MKEMELNIIRISTEKEKTACAEIMAGSEPWITLGIYMDHIMKILNDPLHEVFAAYIKDEIVGSMVIHTKGAFPAYLKSIAVKQGPGGQELVEQMMDFIENEIFSTYKNLFLCVSSFNTEARQFYIKLGYERIGELKDYLVEGHDEILMRKTIAPILQGAPRK
- a CDS encoding mechanosensitive ion channel, with product MKINTVSFAAVLLALFSFACTLTAQDLLSRDKTEEADSSMVQPFPAIDISKELGNSGTLINASLKKQLSPELMDAFTSESDSLLSLFNNFLGDSSTIRLEAAGRRQLDLVTQRARFHLSQLEPFQESLIKVTGELENELSLLENNRQRWQLTLEQPAGDEAVVSREERIQATLRRIDSVRVLLQDDLVSILGIQDRLTEMRVNLQQVLERVRDQKTVLGETLFKRDMPGLFRDLGNLKNRGQIRLHTEKFRQSMRTDLELLKSGYTGSMLTSLLLFSALLAFLIWFRKNYSRLISGGRLELSKEHRIIINAPLASAIFLTSLMVRLLVPDLPDTFNDLNLLVVIFSMTVLMIRIYGARFRLWIVVLVVAASFNTLYELAYHPGILLRILLIAIGLTSIWLFAWVYRRQPFEGLIKNTLLYRFFRTLVAVFLILEFLALIANLAGAFRLAEFFTLLPLQITILAIAIQILTRLADTLIFLILSGNYLQKLNVIRDEFAVIHRKSLWLADLILLLIFLSISLDLLRIKDAVFEWGRGVFTNGFSLGEITISLGNILIFFFVIWLSIMITKMMRHVLEKDVFTRVKTSKGMPGTIVLLLRIALISLGFVLAARVAGMELTNLSIVLGAFSVGIGFGLQNIFNNLVSGLILAFERPINVGDVVQVGELMGTVKSIGLRSSTVHSFDGAEVVVPNGNLISNEMINWTLSDSFRRMDIRAGVAYGTDPERVLAIMTELAANHELVMKDPPPRAYFIEFGDSSLNFRLLAWVHMENRLEVESDLLVGINRRLAEEGIEIPFPQRDLHIRSDATKEPG
- a CDS encoding CocE/NonD family hydrolase; translation: MKTILTRSNRICLFILLMAWPFPGAVHARLPVPDAPSEPDFTVREEMVPMRDGVRLYTLILEPAEPAGPLPVLLLRTPYNANQAPGDLSASSLRVVLGTQFLGPDYIYVFQDIRGRYRSEGEYFMYRPPMGPFNRTSTDESTDAWDSIDWLVKNLSTNARVGIWGTSYPGWLTLAAMRNPHPALAAAVPFNPVVDTWKADDWFHWGAFRGVYAFDFIYGMETFTDTYSNFPYEQNELYSWMLPPKALDKSLGTRLDERHEMWQRLMEFPAYGPYWKEVAADQWFESPSRIVPALHVHGFWDQEDIYGSPAAYAALERFDTANNLNFFAAGPWYHGQHFEDGSSLGQLQFGHNTAERFREKVLSPFLRHFLHDLEPSLPYPVTVFETGSLRWQHFESWPPAVQEMQLYLQPGGKLSFSPPDRAESFTAYSSDPEHPVPFKPRPVWNMDYGNAPALKAWQRWLVEDQRFVDGRPDVRTWVSEPLTESLTLRGPVLAQLFAETTGSDADWVVKLIDVYAGVEEDFEMSGFQLMVSGEIFRGRYREDYENPVPIEPDKALLYEIPLPQVNHTFLPGHRIMVQVQSTWFPLYDLNPQTFVPSIMTAPDSAYRVQRHRIHHSASFPTYIRVYRDQSR
- a CDS encoding T9SS type A sorting domain-containing protein; translated protein: MRLKRLKLCIVFLSGIGLTMNLQAQNAIPATGGNASGSSGSVSYTIGQVFYATHTSTNNSLAEGVQQPYEISVVVGIEQARDISLICTVYPNPATDLLTLELESPDNENMFFLLYDIMGKLLVSKKLIDIKTTISMANLAPSTYLLKVADNERIIKTFKIIKTR